From the Metamycoplasma hominis ATCC 23114 genome, one window contains:
- the rpmG gene encoding 50S ribosomal protein L33 codes for MPREGLTLRCEKCKMENYITKKNKKLHPDKMEVQKYCSKCNAHTTHKEKK; via the coding sequence ATGCCAAGAGAAGGTTTAACCTTAAGATGTGAAAAATGTAAAATGGAAAATTACATTACAAAAAAGAACAAAAAATTACATCCAGACAAAATGGAAGTACAAAAATACTGCTCAAAATGTAATGCACATACAACACACAAAGAAAAGAAATAA
- a CDS encoding aminopeptidase P family protein, with the protein MIREKLNKILKDNEIDAIISEAPQTRLWYAGVQTSDGFLVIEKEKAYLFVDGRYIEYVTKNSKNVEVVLLKGTSFKDFLAKKKYATVGVEKDYLILETFENLKSMLPKSKFVLVNGQEFRILKDEEEYSNVQEACNISLQSFEQIKTVLTEGITELEVSNKLGYLMRLFGAEKESFETIVAFGTNAAEPHHHPTDRKLADGDIVKIDFGAQYQGWASDITRTFFFGKPKNPKLVEILDIVKEAQKLGREAVKPGIATIEIDKICRDYIESKGYGQYFTHSTGHGVGIDVHELPGVGRNRGDAILEEGMIITVEPGIYIENEGGARIEDTILVTKDGSKVLSRPEDYEK; encoded by the coding sequence ATGATTAGAGAAAAATTAAACAAAATTTTAAAAGATAACGAAATTGATGCGATTATTTCAGAAGCTCCTCAAACTCGTTTGTGATATGCCGGAGTTCAAACAAGCGATGGATTTCTTGTTATTGAAAAGGAAAAGGCATATTTATTTGTTGATGGAAGATATATTGAATATGTAACCAAGAATTCAAAAAATGTAGAAGTTGTATTATTAAAAGGCACTTCATTTAAAGATTTTTTGGCTAAAAAGAAATATGCAACTGTTGGTGTTGAAAAGGACTATTTAATACTTGAAACATTTGAAAATTTAAAATCAATGTTGCCAAAATCTAAATTTGTGTTAGTAAATGGACAAGAATTTAGAATACTAAAAGATGAAGAAGAATATAGCAATGTTCAAGAAGCATGTAACATTTCTCTTCAATCTTTTGAACAAATAAAAACCGTTCTAACTGAAGGAATTACAGAATTAGAAGTTTCAAATAAATTAGGCTACTTAATGCGTTTATTTGGAGCTGAAAAAGAATCATTTGAAACAATTGTAGCTTTTGGTACAAATGCTGCTGAACCTCACCACCATCCAACAGATCGTAAACTTGCTGATGGTGATATTGTTAAGATAGACTTTGGTGCTCAATATCAAGGTTGAGCAAGTGATATCACTAGAACATTTTTCTTTGGAAAACCAAAGAATCCAAAACTTGTTGAAATCCTAGATATTGTTAAAGAAGCTCAAAAATTAGGAAGAGAAGCCGTAAAACCAGGTATTGCTACAATAGAAATTGACAAAATTTGTAGAGATTATATTGAAAGCAAAGGATATGGTCAATACTTCACACACTCAACAGGACATGGAGTTGGAATCGATGTTCATGAACTACCTGGAGTAGGAAGAAACCGTGGAGATGCAATATTAGAAGAAGGTATGATTATTACTGTTGAACCTGGTATATATATTGAAAACGAAGGTGGCGCTAGAATAGAAGACACTATTTTGGTTACAAAAGACGGCTCAAAAGTATTAAGCAGACCCGAAGATTATGAAAAATAA
- a CDS encoding DNA-processing protein DprA, translating to MNKEEYLAYLSYINNGKWHQIYNDLKSQITCQKTKYADFCSDQAIKNKSYITIFDSDYPLYCNNVWNPPFVLYYYGNKQLLKHKIIMITGNISISNIIEVKDSIENFSKEYVFCNEAWKGLDIQLIDYLISKNKNIIIILACGIEYAKNSLPKKWFDYSNLLFISEYPSNYHTSKITLKARNRISAAISNYLVLLSCYKSTMNNLIDQFLNIGKEVYCLDDTQNNLNEDNFNKNLINEGAGKITSITDLILK from the coding sequence ATGAATAAAGAAGAATATTTAGCTTATTTAAGTTATATAAATAATGGCAAATGACACCAAATCTATAATGATTTAAAATCACAAATAACATGTCAAAAAACAAAATATGCTGATTTTTGTAGTGACCAAGCAATCAAAAACAAATCATACATAACAATTTTTGATAGTGATTATCCGCTATATTGCAATAATGTTTGAAATCCACCGTTTGTCCTTTATTATTATGGAAATAAACAACTATTAAAGCATAAAATTATTATGATAACTGGAAATATTTCTATTTCTAATATTATTGAGGTTAAAGATTCTATTGAAAATTTTAGCAAAGAATATGTCTTCTGCAACGAAGCATGAAAAGGTTTAGACATACAATTAATTGACTATTTAATTTCAAAAAATAAAAATATTATTATTATTTTAGCATGCGGAATTGAATACGCTAAAAATTCTTTGCCTAAGAAATGATTCGATTATAGCAATTTGCTATTCATTTCTGAATACCCTAGCAATTATCACACAAGTAAAATAACGCTAAAAGCGCGAAATAGAATTAGCGCAGCAATTTCTAATTATTTAGTCTTACTCTCTTGTTATAAAAGCACCATGAATAACCTAATAGATCAATTCTTAAATATTGGCAAAGAGGTTTATTGCCTTGATGATACTCAAAATAATTTAAATGAAGATAATTTCAACAAAAACTTAATTAATGAAGGAGCAGGAAAAATAACCTCAATAACTGATTTAATATTAAAATAG
- a CDS encoding deoxyribonuclease IV, with product MIKLGSHISFKKPDYLIGSFNEAINNGENCFMIYLGAPQSAFRVDSSLYNIEKYLKQCNSIIPVSDIVVHAPYIVNLANREKVDFGIKFLCSEIKRMNSFGAKLLVLHPGSSVEYSRSEALASLIQSLKKIIESTKDVIICLEIMSGKGSQICSNFNDLLYVIKSVNSERIAICLDTCHAWDAGYDIKDYENFKSYIKQQNILPLIRVIHLNDSMNELGSKKDRHANIDKGHIGLEILKKFVHDKDFDNIPIILETPFINNKSPYKDEIIMLLENNKKDNILF from the coding sequence ATGATTAAATTAGGAAGCCATATATCATTTAAAAAACCTGATTATTTAATAGGTTCATTTAATGAAGCTATTAATAATGGCGAAAATTGTTTTATGATTTACTTAGGAGCACCACAAAGTGCTTTTAGAGTTGATAGTTCATTATATAATATTGAAAAATATTTAAAGCAATGCAATAGTATTATTCCTGTATCTGATATTGTGGTTCATGCCCCATATATAGTAAATTTAGCCAATAGAGAAAAGGTAGATTTTGGGATTAAATTTTTATGTAGTGAAATTAAAAGAATGAATAGTTTTGGTGCTAAATTGTTAGTTTTACACCCAGGTTCATCAGTTGAATATAGCAGAAGCGAAGCATTAGCATCATTAATTCAATCTCTTAAAAAGATAATTGAATCTACTAAGGACGTAATAATATGCCTTGAAATAATGTCGGGTAAAGGCAGTCAAATTTGTAGCAATTTCAATGATTTATTATATGTGATAAAATCCGTTAATTCCGAAAGAATTGCAATATGTCTTGATACTTGCCATGCCTGAGATGCGGGGTATGATATAAAAGATTATGAAAATTTCAAATCTTATATAAAACAACAAAATATATTGCCTTTAATTAGAGTTATTCATTTAAATGATTCCATGAATGAACTTGGATCAAAAAAAGATCGTCATGCAAACATTGATAAAGGCCATATAGGTTTAGAAATATTGAAAAAATTTGTTCATGATAAAGACTTCGATAATATTCCTATTATTCTAGAGACACCGTTTATTAATAACAAAAGTCCTTACAAAGATGAAATAATAATGCTTTTAGAGAATAATAAAAAAGATAATATTCTATTTTAA
- a CDS encoding RNA polymerase sigma factor, translating to MQDTKNNVESSVKCITKIVADELKKVQKKNKDKKAFTQDEIFEFLNKKNLYVDDEEAEALLESLFAANLVSSDTDDEDIEDIDINSLDDEVAHAAAKDDDNDDDDAEEEEKDFDPSKIKELEEENLDEDINIDQEFDDSSIRSKEEDDSEMSFDEDDNHFVKKAFNDLDDEEYNDYYGEDFDEYEDDDYQTNHKQGKKQSYDDFDANNLLKEYNDEDIKLSEEKVYDQDDIKLTNKLTETNDIVKWYMRWIGKYGKLLTTNEEQALAKKMQEAKEANNYYKYKKARDMLVKRNLRLVINNAKRYKNRGLNFIDLISEGNAGIMKAVSKYDYTKGFKFSTYATWWIRQAITRAVADQARTVRVPVHMVETINKILKIERELQQENGYPPTDEEIAKKYGGDFTAEKVRYIRKINIDPISLDKNIGKEENSSFSDFVKDESVISPTSYASHEELSVIINEMIEEGLSDQADRDLIRKRFGINDLKGNKYKPHTLDELSKELGISKEKVRQLETKVLRKLKHPQKRRKLKEFFNSDSYDLD from the coding sequence ATGCAAGATACTAAAAATAATGTAGAATCATCAGTTAAGTGTATAACTAAAATTGTTGCAGACGAGTTAAAAAAAGTCCAAAAGAAAAATAAGGATAAAAAAGCTTTTACTCAAGATGAAATTTTTGAATTCCTAAACAAAAAGAACCTTTACGTTGATGACGAAGAAGCGGAAGCTTTACTTGAAAGCCTTTTTGCAGCTAATCTAGTCTCATCTGATACTGATGACGAAGATATTGAAGATATTGACATAAATTCGTTAGATGATGAAGTTGCTCATGCGGCAGCTAAGGATGATGATAATGATGACGATGATGCAGAAGAGGAAGAAAAAGATTTTGATCCTTCAAAAATTAAAGAGTTGGAAGAAGAAAATCTTGACGAAGATATAAATATTGATCAAGAATTTGACGATAGTTCAATTAGAAGCAAGGAAGAAGATGACTCAGAAATGTCTTTTGACGAAGATGATAATCATTTTGTTAAAAAGGCATTTAATGATCTTGATGATGAAGAATATAATGATTATTACGGCGAAGATTTTGACGAATATGAAGATGACGATTATCAAACAAACCACAAGCAAGGTAAAAAACAATCATACGATGACTTCGATGCTAACAATTTGCTAAAAGAATACAATGATGAAGATATAAAGTTGAGTGAAGAAAAAGTTTATGATCAAGATGATATAAAATTAACTAATAAGCTAACTGAAACCAACGACATTGTTAAATGATATATGAGATGAATTGGCAAATATGGTAAATTGCTAACTACAAATGAAGAACAAGCGCTAGCAAAAAAAATGCAAGAAGCTAAAGAAGCAAATAATTATTATAAATATAAAAAAGCTAGAGATATGTTAGTTAAAAGAAATCTCCGCTTAGTAATCAATAATGCAAAGCGTTATAAAAATCGTGGATTGAATTTTATTGATTTGATATCAGAAGGAAATGCCGGAATAATGAAGGCAGTTTCAAAATATGATTACACAAAAGGATTTAAATTTTCAACATATGCTACTTGATGAATTAGACAAGCAATAACACGGGCAGTAGCCGATCAAGCTAGAACTGTGAGAGTGCCAGTTCATATGGTTGAAACAATAAATAAAATATTGAAGATTGAACGTGAATTGCAACAAGAAAATGGATATCCTCCAACAGATGAAGAAATTGCTAAAAAATACGGTGGAGATTTTACTGCTGAAAAAGTAAGATATATTAGAAAAATTAATATCGATCCAATTAGTTTGGATAAAAACATTGGAAAAGAAGAAAATTCTAGTTTTTCAGATTTTGTTAAAGACGAAAGCGTAATTAGTCCAACTTCGTATGCAAGTCACGAAGAGTTAAGTGTTATTATAAACGAAATGATTGAAGAAGGGTTAAGTGATCAAGCTGACCGGGATTTAATTAGAAAACGTTTCGGAATTAACGACTTAAAGGGAAACAAATACAAACCTCACACTTTAGATGAACTTTCAAAAGAATTAGGCATTTCGAAAGAAAAAGTTAGACAATTAGAAACAAAAGTTTTGCGTAAATTAAAGCATCCTCAAAAACGTAGAAAATTGAAGGAATTCTTTAATAGCGATAGCTATGATTTAGATTAA
- the dnaG gene encoding DNA primase, giving the protein MAEDNIFEIVKQKLNIVDVISLYISLTKKGKNYVACCPFHGEKTPSFVVSQEKQIFKCFGCSKSGNLITFIELYTKKSPLESIKELVSKFNLNIDLTRFSNSITTTTKEQEDLYNINQIANDIFQFEILEINQNEQLKLFLKKRRLTKPLIKEFEIGFADKDKNLCNMLIAKNCSSFNLANSSLIASNNFDNFFNDRLMFPIKNKDGRIVAFSGRSIYNNVEPKYLNSSETIVFKKHEVMFNYYHALDEIIKKSSVYLVEGQFDCIALYKINIKNAVALLGTALSIQNLESLRNCNIVLFFDNDFAGKNATKKNLRIILANQKRYNLKVSFVLNEHSKDPDELYNIDEGKTLSDIACCPVDLFMYLFNEFKQVFQLETNESRKVELNAELFEFVIYLQEPLILKLKEKLIENKIFSIETWNKYLFLYGKENFPLHPISKNNLKASLDSEYNKKNYSKNSNYKKYEDLNFAYSDPSFDRLDFFEEPLIQQPKLITGRNLVFYLIIKTIIKHPQYIANYQLVDFARMAFPNGCQNHKMFLCFLINGIKNNKSIDETNFESYIANNIDLENNAKQIYLDLFKEIMSLKNKEYTKEELDKNLNNWMKETGQSKDLIINLDRRK; this is encoded by the coding sequence ATGGCAGAAGATAATATATTTGAAATTGTTAAACAAAAGTTAAACATTGTTGATGTTATTTCTTTATATATTTCTTTGACAAAAAAAGGAAAGAATTATGTGGCTTGTTGCCCATTTCATGGCGAAAAAACTCCTTCTTTTGTTGTGTCACAAGAAAAACAAATATTTAAATGTTTTGGTTGCTCTAAAAGCGGAAATTTAATAACTTTCATTGAACTTTATACTAAAAAAAGCCCTCTTGAAAGTATCAAGGAGCTTGTTTCAAAATTCAATTTAAATATCGATTTAACAAGGTTTAGTAATAGTATAACTACTACAACAAAAGAACAAGAAGATTTATACAATATAAATCAAATAGCAAATGATATATTTCAATTTGAAATTTTAGAAATTAATCAAAATGAGCAATTAAAATTATTTCTTAAAAAAAGAAGGTTAACAAAACCACTTATTAAGGAATTTGAAATTGGCTTTGCTGATAAAGATAAAAATTTATGTAATATGCTAATTGCTAAAAATTGTTCATCATTTAATTTAGCCAATTCATCATTGATAGCAAGCAACAATTTTGATAACTTTTTTAATGATAGATTGATGTTTCCAATCAAAAATAAGGATGGAAGAATTGTTGCTTTTTCTGGAAGAAGTATTTATAATAACGTTGAACCAAAATATTTAAATAGTTCTGAAACAATAGTTTTTAAAAAGCATGAAGTTATGTTTAATTACTATCATGCATTGGATGAAATTATAAAGAAATCAAGTGTTTATTTAGTTGAGGGGCAATTTGATTGCATTGCTCTTTATAAAATAAACATAAAAAATGCAGTGGCACTTTTAGGCACAGCTTTATCTATACAAAATTTAGAATCTTTAAGAAATTGTAATATTGTTTTGTTTTTTGATAATGATTTTGCCGGCAAAAATGCTACTAAGAAAAATTTAAGAATAATATTAGCAAATCAAAAAAGATATAATTTAAAAGTTTCTTTTGTTTTGAATGAACATAGCAAAGATCCTGACGAATTATATAATATCGACGAAGGAAAAACATTGTCTGACATAGCATGTTGTCCTGTTGATTTATTTATGTATTTATTCAATGAATTTAAACAAGTATTTCAATTGGAAACCAATGAATCAAGAAAAGTTGAATTAAATGCTGAATTGTTTGAATTTGTGATTTATTTGCAAGAACCATTAATATTGAAATTAAAAGAAAAATTGATTGAAAATAAAATTTTTTCAATTGAAACTTGAAACAAATATTTATTCTTATATGGTAAAGAAAACTTCCCACTTCATCCTATTTCAAAAAATAATTTAAAAGCTAGTCTAGATAGTGAATATAATAAAAAAAATTATTCTAAAAACTCAAATTACAAAAAATACGAAGATCTTAATTTTGCATATTCTGATCCCTCGTTTGATAGACTTGATTTTTTTGAAGAACCTTTAATACAACAACCTAAATTAATAACTGGTAGAAATTTAGTATTTTATTTAATAATAAAAACCATTATAAAGCACCCACAATACATTGCTAACTATCAACTTGTTGATTTTGCTAGAATGGCATTTCCAAATGGATGTCAAAATCATAAAATGTTTTTGTGTTTTTTAATAAATGGCATAAAAAATAATAAATCAATAGATGAAACAAATTTTGAATCATATATTGCAAACAATATTGATCTTGAAAATAATGCTAAACAAATATATTTAGATTTGTTTAAGGAAATTATGAGTCTTAAAAACAAAGAATATACAAAAGAAGAACTAGATAAAAATTTAAATAATTGAATGAAAGAAACAGGCCAATCCAAAGACCTAATAATTAATTTGGACAGAAGGAAATAA
- a CDS encoding glycine--tRNA ligase: MGDKIQKNIQNIINHLKVSGFVYQNSEIYGGLINTWDYGPLAVNIMTAIKKYWVREFIAKEGNVQIDSKIIMNPKVWKASGHLDNFSDFLIENKLNQKRYRADHIVKDLFPEINVEKATFEELEEIIKEKVKEYDGSKTEWSSIRPFNLMFKTQMGAIDTAANQTYLRPETAQGIFINFKNVLRTTRAKLPFGIGQIGKSFRNEITPRDFIFRTREFEQMELEYFCNPSDDEKFYHYWIKKCVDFVTLLGLKSENIRIRPHEKEELSHYSKGTSDIEYLFPFGWGELLGIANRGNYDLSQHMKYSNESLEYLLDDGTKIIPHVIEPSIGLDRLLLALLVDSYEEQELENNDVRIVLKLDFNIAPYQVAIFPLMKKLNSKAKEIFDNLLQKTELRLIYDESGSIGKRYRRQDAIGTPFAVTIDFDTLEKNTVTVRERDSMKQHVVELDNLIKFFENYKK; this comes from the coding sequence ATGGGAGATAAAATACAAAAAAATATTCAAAATATAATAAATCACTTAAAAGTTTCTGGTTTTGTTTATCAAAATTCAGAAATCTATGGGGGTTTAATAAACACTTGGGATTACGGACCTCTAGCAGTTAATATTATGACTGCGATTAAGAAATATTGAGTAAGAGAATTTATTGCCAAAGAAGGAAATGTTCAAATTGATTCAAAAATTATTATGAATCCAAAAGTTTGAAAAGCCAGTGGGCATTTAGACAATTTTTCAGATTTTTTAATTGAAAACAAACTAAATCAAAAACGTTATAGGGCAGACCATATTGTTAAAGATTTATTTCCAGAAATTAATGTTGAAAAAGCAACATTTGAAGAACTTGAAGAAATAATTAAAGAAAAAGTTAAGGAATATGATGGTTCAAAAACTGAATGATCTTCAATTAGGCCATTTAATTTAATGTTTAAAACCCAAATGGGTGCAATTGATACAGCAGCAAATCAAACATATTTGCGTCCTGAAACAGCCCAAGGAATTTTTATAAATTTTAAAAATGTCTTAAGAACAACTAGAGCTAAGTTACCTTTTGGAATTGGCCAAATTGGTAAAAGTTTTAGAAATGAAATTACACCTAGGGATTTTATTTTTAGAACAAGGGAATTCGAACAAATGGAATTAGAATATTTCTGCAATCCTAGTGATGATGAAAAGTTTTACCATTATTGAATTAAAAAATGCGTTGATTTTGTTACACTTTTAGGATTAAAGTCGGAAAATATAAGAATTAGACCACACGAAAAAGAAGAATTAAGCCATTATTCAAAAGGCACTAGCGACATTGAATATTTGTTTCCATTTGGTTGAGGAGAATTGCTTGGTATTGCAAATCGTGGCAATTATGATTTAAGTCAACATATGAAATATTCAAATGAATCTCTTGAATATTTGTTAGACGATGGAACTAAAATAATTCCTCATGTTATTGAACCTTCAATTGGTTTAGATCGTTTATTGCTTGCATTGCTTGTAGATTCATATGAAGAACAAGAACTAGAAAATAATGATGTAAGAATTGTTTTAAAACTTGATTTCAATATTGCACCATATCAAGTTGCGATTTTTCCGTTAATGAAAAAACTTAACTCTAAGGCTAAAGAAATATTTGATAATTTATTACAAAAAACCGAATTAAGATTAATTTATGATGAAAGCGGTTCGATAGGAAAACGTTACCGTCGTCAAGATGCAATTGGTACACCATTTGCAGTAACAATAGATTTTGACACATTAGAAAAAAATACAGTAACTGTCAGAGAACGCGATTCTATGAAACAACATGTAGTTGAATTAGACAACTTAATTAAGTTTTTTGAAAATTATAAAAAATAA
- the ffh gene encoding signal recognition particle protein: protein MLDFIQKRMQNSIQKINKKMSINEEDILEILREIKISLLEADVNLEVVKNFTKEVKAKALSSQIIGKLNQQQTVLKIFKDELTRILGSKSIDIKTNNNPTKIMMVGLQGSGKTTTAAKLSVYFKKKNLAVNPLLVGDDIYRPAAREQLQQLAKQTQTDFFTMEENNAINIAQKAIELAKENKNDLVIIDTAGRLAIDENLMQELKDIKKYTHPDYIFLVVDAMSGQDVINTAKIFHQELNLDGTIITKLDSDARGGAALSITHLLNVPIIFIGTGEKLTGLELFHPDRMADRILGMGDVLTLIEKASEEVDEKMMKKIGYKMLSGQFNLMDLMNSLAQIKKLGKMKAILRMIPGMADKVSDEKIEEAENKFRIYTYLINSMTNFEKKNPRVLKNPSRKQRILQGSGRSPREFNMLISDFERMSKQMKELANGNLKLKNGLDE, encoded by the coding sequence ATGTTAGATTTTATTCAAAAAAGAATGCAAAATTCAATACAAAAAATTAATAAAAAAATGTCTATTAATGAAGAAGACATTTTAGAAATTTTAAGAGAAATTAAAATATCGTTATTGGAGGCAGACGTTAACCTTGAAGTTGTTAAAAACTTCACTAAAGAAGTAAAGGCAAAAGCCCTTTCTTCTCAAATTATTGGAAAATTAAATCAACAACAAACAGTCTTAAAAATATTCAAAGATGAATTGACTAGAATTTTAGGTTCGAAATCAATTGATATTAAAACAAACAATAACCCTACTAAAATAATGATGGTAGGATTGCAAGGTTCAGGTAAAACTACTACTGCTGCAAAATTGTCTGTTTATTTCAAAAAGAAAAATTTGGCAGTAAACCCTTTGCTTGTTGGTGATGATATTTATAGACCTGCTGCCAGAGAACAATTGCAACAATTAGCAAAACAAACTCAAACAGATTTCTTTACTATGGAAGAAAACAATGCAATTAATATTGCTCAAAAAGCAATAGAATTGGCAAAGGAAAACAAAAACGATTTAGTAATAATCGATACTGCCGGAAGATTGGCAATTGATGAAAATTTGATGCAAGAACTAAAAGATATTAAAAAATATACTCACCCTGATTATATATTTCTAGTAGTTGATGCAATGAGCGGACAAGATGTTATAAATACGGCAAAAATTTTCCACCAAGAACTTAATTTAGATGGCACTATTATTACAAAATTAGATAGTGATGCTCGTGGTGGCGCAGCCTTGTCGATTACTCATTTATTAAACGTTCCAATAATTTTTATTGGTACTGGTGAAAAATTAACTGGTTTAGAATTATTTCATCCAGATAGAATGGCAGATAGAATATTGGGCATGGGCGATGTTCTAACATTGATTGAAAAAGCTTCGGAAGAAGTTGATGAAAAAATGATGAAAAAAATTGGCTATAAAATGCTTTCTGGCCAATTCAATTTAATGGATTTAATGAATAGTTTAGCTCAAATTAAAAAACTAGGTAAGATGAAAGCAATCTTAAGAATGATTCCGGGAATGGCAGATAAGGTTTCGGACGAAAAGATTGAAGAAGCAGAAAATAAATTTAGAATTTATACTTATTTAATTAATTCAATGACGAACTTCGAGAAAAAAAACCCACGAGTTTTAAAAAACCCAAGTAGAAAGCAAAGAATTTTGCAAGGTTCTGGTAGAAGCCCAAGAGAATTTAATATGCTAATTTCGGATTTCGAAAGAATGTCTAAGCAAATGAAAGAATTAGCAAACGGAAATCTAAAATTAAAAAATGGCTTGGATGAATAA